The Xiphophorus couchianus chromosome 3, X_couchianus-1.0, whole genome shotgun sequence genome segment CTCTCCTCGGTTTGCGCATAATTCATGCttttaaaataggttttaaaatgttcgcTTTATTTTTGGTATCCTTGTGCTGTTTATATAATATGAGAATGAAACTGTActaataccagaataaagacCTAATGACGCGAGAATAAAGTAGGAACATAACCGCAATAAAATTAAGATAATGTCGTAGTTTTACCAGAAGAAAGTAATAATCATACGGgattaaagtcaaatttatagAAGAAACTCGCGATTATACgagaaaaaaagttgtaattaaTGCGAAAAAGTCGAAAAGGTACCAGAATAAAGTCGGAATATTCGGACACCCTGGGTGTCGTCTGTCTGTCGGGCTGTGAGTTGAGAGAACTGGAAACTTGAACGTCTAGTTGGGAATATTTTAGCTCAGGTGATGTTTGGTGTAACGCAGCTCCTCTACTTATAATCAGcctttttaattattgaacCGTTTCCTGTCATGTTTGAATGAAAcatctgagaaaatgtttgtagccagaataaatgttatattttgggCATGTATACACTGTGCTTTCATGTCAGGACAGATTTCTATGTGGCAGATATATTTTACTCAACTGTCTTGATGTTTTGATCAACTCTGATTTATGCGTTTCTACTACACTTCCCAGGATGCAATGGGTAGTTCCTCTGAGTTGAGCACAAAAAAGGCTCAAGATACCAACCcttcaaaacaaagaagacattttgaaagtctaagacaataaaattaaaataaaagatgtatAAAGGGAGTCCTGCTGTGCTAATGTTTGAAGAAACGTTAACCTGCAGTGACTGGTTGAACCAGCAGGGGACACAGGAGAGCTGAAATCTctgaaatgtgactgaaaaaatTTCTTCTCCtggattataaataaattaaagtatttcatGATGAAAGATTACTTTTATATCCTGCCTCACCAGTACACTCATCTGTACAGAATCTGATATGAAATAGTTCTTATGCCACAAAAACCCACATTCACAAAGCAAAATTTTCCACTAAAAATGTATGAACAAGTTTGAACTTAAGACAATAAAATGCTGGCAGATTGTTTGAAACTACATAAAATGAGataaagtcaatatttaatATCTTGGTTCACTTTTTGGattgacataaaaatgtaagtaaGTGGGTTTGGCTGCTCCATTTATGTTTATGATTTAATCTCTGAATGTGGTCAGACTTTAGTTCAGGTtgctaaatgttaaataatcaGAGGGGAACTtatgcataaaagaaaaatataaattttctttGTTAGGAAACGTTTATGTTCTGTAGATGCTTGCTGTGTTTCCAGTATTTATTAAGATAATTTGTATTGTAGTCAGGTAGGTAGTTATATTTATGCGAGTAACTTTTTTGGtggagaaatatatatttttaggagtatttttactatgctgtacttttgaAATCCCTCAATCAGgaaatttaacttttaagaGGAGAACTGAAGTCTTCAGACATCTTTGGAGAAAAATCCAGGATTTCCCTGCTGCCAGGTGGAGAACGTTTCCTCGGGATTTCCGGAGTTCCACTTCTGCAAATGAATCTACTCTAAATTTTAAAATCCCAtcactgaatattttaaaactccttctgcctctttaaaaatcACTTCCACaaaagagggggggaaaaagtccTTTGGCAGCCAATCATAAAGTCCTGAGTCCAACCACAATCCAGAGTCACgctctccttcctctctgcaggatgctcctcttcctctccctcgcCGCCGTCATCCTGTCTGCGGGCCGAGTCCATGGAGATGGACCAGACCTCCAAGCTGCTGGCGGAGAGCTTGGAGCCGTGCTCAGCCTGCGACCTCCGGGAGCACAGCAAGCTCCCGATTTCCATGAATCATTTATATGAACTTCTACCTtgataataaactggttttagtaaaatgttctgcaaatgactggaaatgcaTAGTTttaagtagattttattttaatttccggGGGAGCAGACCCCACTAGGACTGTGTCACTCCACAGGTGCTTGTGTCTCattaatgttagcagatgttTGCAGGTATGATGAGGTCTAgagattctgtttcaaactgagtttatacacctctggaaaaaataaaagtttctctgattttactctttataagtatatgtttgagtaaaatgaacattgttcttttattctgtgaattactgacatgtctcttaattttgtttgtgaatgtttgtaaataagcagttagatttagaaaaccGCACCAATGAATATCTTCTCATGGGTCTTAGACCTGCTGGGGGCTAAGCACCCCTAAAGGTCAGATTCTAGAATCACCCCTGATCTATTTAGTTAGATTTTGACTTATAAAGttgcttttaataaataaaaatactggaATGTGTCAAAGTTGCGATGACAAAACAGATTATTACTAATAAACTCGCATTTTTGactatttaactatttaaactCTTTGAATGCACGTGTAAgacctgcttttatttttatttcagccagAACCATGCAACTAGTCTCatagaaaattatgtttatgcTTCCAGCTAGCCAAAacgaaaaacataaaattaaatatgtggAATAAATAGGTCATTGTATATTTTAGATCGGgcttttgtctcttcttcttgCTCGATGATCTTGAAACTCATCTTTAAATCAAGTGATAATTCAGCAGTGCGAAATATGAGCactgttttaaagcttttcagcATTCAGAATACGTAATACAATTCAATGGTGGAAGAACAACGCCCTCTAGCGTCACAATAGGGGATATGCCTGAATGCATATtgataatttatatttattggccagcaggtggcagtgtaTGGAGTGACTCATTGGAGTCCAATGATGTTGCATTTGATTGCttgtttattgaaaaatacaacaaaataaaatcattccaGACATTTGCTCGACATCTTCGAAGCAGcagataataaaacataaaaccgCTGGATGGCTTAAATGCAAGATTTAGACATGTAAGAAAATAGCTGTGACACTGtagatacaaaataaatttagtcTGTTAAATTAATTCAGCAGCTACAAACTAGACGCTGTCCTAGTTCCTggtaatgtgtttatttattgacaTGGATTTCTGTAAGAGTTTTTTGACATGATGTTTTCACACAGTACATGAACGCACCATGACTTTCCCTCTTTCCCCGTCCTCTCCTCTGATCTATGGAGATGCGTTCACGGACGTCCTGTCACACGAACCAATCCCCCGACATGAGAGGAGGAGTCAGGATTTCCGTCTTCATAAATACCCCGAGCTGCCCTCTACTGTTCGCTCTTTCGCCCCAGACAAGGACTGTGCTTTTCAGTcgtctttttcattttcacagtaAAGTCtcgcaaacaaaaaaatccgcAAACATGAGCAGGAAATTCTTCGTCGGTGGCAACTGGAAAATGAACGGCGACAAGAAAAGCCTCGGGGAGCTCATCCAGACCCTGAATAGTGGCAAGGTGGACTCCAATGTCGGTACGTGGAGATTTTTTGACCACGATTACACAATTTCCTCTTtggatttggacattttcctttaattttaatgtttgaacAACCTCGAACGAATTGAATTCGTGTAGCTGGCCAATTTACGCCGGAAACAGCTCGGTCATTCAATGAATCAGTTAAGACTTTTAGCATCACAAATCTCCTCCTCTGTAATATTTTACACTTAATGATAgataaagtctttgttttagcttttctgGCTCTAGATTAGAGGGTGAAAGTTGTGAGGAGACGCTGATGAAGGacagagagctgctgctgccgccgtcATGTTGGTGGTGGGTGTGCGCGTGCAGAAGCACGTAGTCCCTATAACTGCCGGGGTGCGTTCAGGTTCAACTGGTGGCTAAAGTCACTTCACATGGATCTTAGCCTTTTAGCTGTAATCATAGCACCGATAATGCAGCAAAAAGCACAGTTACGggtattttaaataacataagtGCTTATATGCTTTCATAGTGGATACTTTTATACAATTTTGGCCTtcggattttttttcttcccatcgCTACTTGAATGCACCGTCCGCGTTGTTGCTGCCTGCAGTCTGGAGACAAACCAGACAGAGGAACTGAATGTCAGTCAGTCCCTCTTGCAGCTCTACGTTATGCAACTCTATTATTGAGCCCAACAAGCCTCACTCACTCTGCTTGGACTTTGCTCCCCAAATAAATCCAACTTTGCAGAGCCAATCTGTCAAATTTCTATAATTTTCCCCCAAATTATTCTCCTCTCTCTGGTTATTTTTACTCGTTTGACTTTTGAGCTCTGGGCTCAAGACCGGTCTTCGGCCTGTGCAGAATGCAAACCCGTTGGTGACCTTTTAGAGGCTGAACTCAGACCTTTAATGCAGATGACTCCAGCCCAGGACAAATGACCTTTTACCAAACCAATAATAACATGCAGTGTCTAATATAGATCCTCTTAACCCCAAAGATACAGTTACATTGTGAATGTCAGTGTCTTGACTTTACTGTACTCTGCTTCTCCCATGTTGGCTGCTGCAAGAAAAGTGCTGCAGAGTATAAACTGTATtgtaatctttatttaaatttattttaattatcttaAGCACAACATTAAATTGTTGAAAACTGATGTCCAAAGGcattgtcacattttaaaaatggtatGAGGGTTTTACATAGTCTCCAGATtgagatttaaatattaaacactaAATTTCTGTAAGTATTAATACTTGTAAAGCTTTAATAATTTAGTTacgtttgtttttaattagagaTGTACCAATTTGTCTAAATAAGCCAGTCATCCTTTGCCTTTAATGGATGGCTGACtgattaaatatgaaaaactacTCCTGAAAGAACTTCTACAGTTTTTGGTCAATGATTGAATTAACCTTGATGTACTTgggtaataaaaaacaatccagTGAAGTTTAGGGGCATACTTTGATTCATAAATAGAGATAAtgttcctttattttctgttgcaaTAATAGCTGCTACCTCTGTCAAAGAACCCGCAGCACATTTGACCCACTCTGTAatatattgtattaaaaaacaCTATTCTTAATCTACAGGTTATCTTCAACATTAAATGAAGACTTATCACCAGTAATGGATGAAAAGATATCCCTCCATGctataatttaattatttgaagtGCATAACActgtcatgtttattttttggactGAAATTGGTAGAAGTTtcaattttaatgcatttgatGGGAACGTATGCTCTCTAGCAGATTGGTGCatctttaattttgatttttaaatgatcattgctcagaaaattattatttttgcattcatttttttgtagGCTAATGGAAGCAACAAATTGATGTTAGCTAGTGAGAGATTTGGGGTGATCTTGCTTGAGTTGTTGCTCTGCAGACTTCTTAACAGACATGCAGCTGCTagcttaaaatgtttccaaacaaaTGAAGTTAGCAAGGGAAATGTGTAGGagagccttttcttttttttagccaGGTGATTGGCAGTGCGCAGCAATAGGTAGGGAAGAGCAACAGTGCTACTTTGTATTCCATATTATGGATTATAaacttgtgttttctgttttaacagaGGTGGTGTGCGGTGCTCCATCCATCTACCTGGACTTCGCCAGGTCCAAACTGGATGCCAAGTTAGGAGTGGCGGCTCAGAACTGCTACAAAGTTTCCAAGGGTGCCTTCACTGGGGAGATTAGGTAAAGAGAAGAAACCAgttgattttcttcagcagagctTTAGTTTTGGTTTCGTCCTGATCATTTTCCCACCTGTAGCCCTGCGATGATCAAGGACTGCGGCGTGAACTGGGTTATCCTGGGACACTCCGAGCGGCGCCACGTCTTTGGCGAGAGCGACGAGGTAACATGATCATGTCTGACTTGCTCACAGTTTAAACTTGTAACATTTGTATTAGAGACTAaagctacgttcacacagcaggaaaatgtgacccaaactttttttttcttttttttttacccatatGTGTCCTATATCTGGCTTTTTCACTGCAATTTGGATGACACAATTCTGATATTTTCACCCCAAAAAAAGATCCGATCTGCCCCACTTCCACATGTGGAACTAATTTGGATACGTATCCGATTATGTTCAAAACGTTTGCAGTCTGAACAGTCATTTAATTTAAgaattctgcaccagaaaagTCTGATGTAAATCAGGATGTAAAAATGGCTCAAAATTATGATTATGAAATAACTCTGTGTCACTAAAGCAGATCAAATCACAATTGGATCACTTTTTGTTCCAAATACACATCCAAACAGAAATTGCAGTCAAAGCTTCACAAAAGGCAGTTGCtattagttgtgttttattttaatttgcttcCTTTGTCTCGTAATGATTTTGGGATGATTACTGTTGACTCCATTGCTGAATAACTTTGGCTGCTGTGTGCTACTAgcgttcttcttctgtgcatgCGGGTCGCGTTTTCTgacagaaaacttgctaaaccTGGTGATGGGGATGCTAGAGCAATCCACCAGCAGCCCGCCATGTtttgtgttaacatttttaaaaagttataaaaattcAGATGTGCACGAGCAACATCATAATTTGTTCAGTGTGTCAACTGTGTGTTTACTGCCTCTGTTACTGCtctataaaaaacatatataaaataaacaaacaacacttagcctggtgggggcaaataaagcctggtggcccgccaggcttattgTACAATGAGGGAAGCCCTGAGGGAAAGACTGCGCAAAAAATCGGAATTGAGCATTAATatctgctgtgtgaacatagcctaattctactttcttttgtttttctttttcctgcgTCATTAGCTGATTGGTCAGAAGACTGCTCATGCTCTGGAGAGCGGTCTCAGCGTGATCGCCTGCATCGGCGAGAAGCTGGATGAGAGGGAGGGAGGCATCACAGAGAAGGTGGTGTTTGCCCAGACCAAAGTCATCGCAGGTATGCAGCTTCCAGGACAGAGTCTGAGTGGTGCAACTTGTGTTCAGATAGAGAGGGAGGGTTTGGAAATATGTCTGCTTGCGCAACACCAAGTCTTATCTCATTGACAGACAACGTAAAGGACTGGAGCAAGGTCGTGCTTGCTTATGAGCCTGTGTGGGCTATTGGCACTGGGAAGACTGCGTCTCCCCAGCAGGTAAATATTGGAAAAGCTGAATGTTTCCCCACCGAGGGCCGTGCTGTGTGGCTTCAAACACGATTTCTGTGTGATATCTCAGGCCCAGGAAGTTCATGAGAAACTGAGGGCGTGGCTGAAGACCAACGTGTCTGATGCTGTAGCCAACTCTGTGAGGATCATCTATGGAGGTGAGCTGTCTGAATTATAATTGAAAACGTTATTGACAAGTTGTGACGTCACGCGCGTAAGATTCCGCCCCATcttcctgctggagggcaaaaagctgctttttttggttttagctgtcCATATAATGCGTTAAATCTTGAATGTTTgcctgatatataaaagaaaacgtaacgcagtgctttgctactaattgtcaacactataACTAGAAAACTGTGTCTAAGGGTATACCATTTCACTGGTCAATaagaagttttaatttaaaaaaagaaaaatagcaggAGAGGGACGTTGtaagttatgctagcttgactttgacaaccttaacatgtagaagTGCTGTGGAATTCGATGTGTTtaggttcagttaaaaaaaaaaaaggcgaccAACTCACCAGCTTTGTGACAGATCATCAACACACCTCAGtgttttaaattagctaatcagtcacgatcacttattaataatcacaaaataaacatcaagtcTGCAAACTGTAACAGACTCAGTaatctgttctttgtgtgggaattttttttgtgtgtgtgtgttttgaatcTTTATAGACCAGTGGaactgttgtcagtcagttgccaTGGCGACAGGTTTGTGTTTAGCGTGGCCGACAGAGAGAGCAAGGAAAAAATAATACGATTAGTTTTGAGTTGTTGTTCAAcaatttttctgcattatttttccctttgctgtggattAAAATAGTAATCCCtccatctccaggtttcattttgttaacggATTTGTTCTACCGCTGCAGCTCTGCTACATATGGAACGtaaaagaatcgtctttttgccctccagcgttgtgcgTGAAATTTCCGGATGTAAACTATAATAATGTATCTAGGGTAATTGTTGCACATTATCCTCCTCATGCATCAATGCTGCTTCTCAGGTTCAGTAACTGGTGGTACCTGTAAAGAACTGGCCTCCCAGAAGGACGTGGACGGTTTCCTGGTGGGTGGAGCCTCTCTCAAGCCAGAGTTCATCGACATCATCAATGCCAAGGCGTAAAGACCCAACCGGATCGGCTCCCTCAACTCGCAGTGcttcttcccctctctctctgttcGAACCATTTGTGTAATGTCGTCATTCCCTCGGTTTTTGTCctccttttttatcttttggtATATTTTCCCATAAAGAAAAAAGGGACAGGCTGACACAGGCACTGGTGCTGCACTGATGAGTCTACTGAGAACGGCCTGCGTGCAAACCTGACCTCCACACAAAGTGCTCAAGCTGACTACCAGATGTGGACGTGCGGTCCCCTGCCTTTACTTGAAAGGTTTACGAACTTCTTCTGTAATTGCTTTTAGGATAAATTGTGTCGCAGTTCTTGTCGGTTTGTTTTTACTATGGTGTCTCTTCGTGTGATTGTGAAGATCTGTGGCTTTTTTCCCTCACGGTAGACGTGCAtgatccttttgttttttttatcactcgTTTTACAGAGAGAAAAGTGTCCATTAACACGTTGGCTGTATTGTGTTATGACCCACAGTTAAAAGGGAAACTATACAGAAATATTCTAATAAACGGTTTCAAGGATActtctgtgtctctgttttgACTTCTACCTTGACTttatagttaaatatttagaaattattaaaGGTAATTTAAAAGAACACCTTGTCTGTACGGTGTGTTGCTATGAAGGCAGAGGGGTTGATATTCCTGACATGTTGAGCAGAGAGCGTCTTAATTACAGAACTGACAATACCCTGAAGAATTTCACTGCTATTTTAATCCTAACACTGAAGCAAGAAACAACGGGGAACAAATATGAATTAAATACTGTGCTGTTTTTAAGTGGATTATTGTAGAGAAAATGCTTATTTCATcccagaatatttaaaaatgcaacttaAAGTCTTAATTATGTGGAATGAGTTTGCAGTTTACTTTCCTATCATCTTTGTCTAGCTTATAGCTTTACTGCACTagataaaaatctgtatttacaATATGTTTATAGATGTAGATAGAAAATCACTTTGTTTTGGGATgtgctatttaaatatttattggttGTATACAAGTcatttttgtaatatattttcttttaggaGTAGTCTTACTACACTGtagtttttgcttttacttgagtaattttatgagGTAtatttactcttgagtaaaatttcttgATACTCTACtgactgtgagtaacttcactgaatgaagagcaaacattttaaccaaaaattcgaCAAAGACACActtacagtttttgttaaagttttatattgaaagaaactgattaggaatttctttcttttgcttgattttttttttattttttgttgctaatatgaattattgtcatttccATCCATAAAATACGAAAATTtacacttaactttatattttggtccatctgattatgtatttttttagatattaaattACTCTTACTTCAGTAATATCTTaaatggctactttttactttcacttgagtaaaaatatgttgaagtagtgctactcttacttgagtacaattgcTAGTTACTCTCCCCACTTCAGCTCTTTAATTAAATgagaaacaacatttaatttccctttgggaccaatgaagtatttttgaatttccttTTTCACACTCCGGTCCACCAGGGGGCGGCAGTGTTTTCACGTGACTCTCCGTTTCACGTCAGTGTTTACAAGCGAAGCGTGACGTTCACGGACCCGCAGAAACCCGTTTTCAATCGCCGCTAAGATCCTCCAATCTTTCCAGGAAAATGCTGCCTCTTAGAGTTTTCCTCAACGAGAGACTCTCCGCGGTGGCGGAGGAGATTTTAGGAGCCGTGGAGAAGACAATAGCGGTGTACCAGGAGGAGATTTTACGCTCCAAAGATTTAGAAATCAGGCAGCTCAGGATGCAGCTGAAGCTCCTCCGTTCAGGTATTTTCTGGTATAATTCACATGGAAACCATGTGCCATGCAGCTTGGTGTTAAAAGTGTGTTAAAATGAAATTGTTGTGGCGTGTTTTCGTTTTGTAGAGCCTAAATCGGACAATTATCTTGAAACCGAGCAGCTGCATTCTCCTCCCCCTCCTTCTGCTTCTCCTTCTGTCCAGCCCCATC includes the following:
- the tpi1b gene encoding triosephosphate isomerase B; translation: MSRKFFVGGNWKMNGDKKSLGELIQTLNSGKVDSNVEVVCGAPSIYLDFARSKLDAKLGVAAQNCYKVSKGAFTGEISPAMIKDCGVNWVILGHSERRHVFGESDELIGQKTAHALESGLSVIACIGEKLDEREGGITEKVVFAQTKVIADNVKDWSKVVLAYEPVWAIGTGKTASPQQAQEVHEKLRAWLKTNVSDAVANSVRIIYGGSVTGGTCKELASQKDVDGFLVGGASLKPEFIDIINAKA